GAGCTTCATGCTAGAGGCGCAGCCCGAGCTCCTGCGACGTCTTCGAAGTCAAGCCGAACGTGCGCTACAAGGCGACCGGGCAAGGGCTTACGCAGAGCAGCTCCTGGATCAGATGCTGAGCCTGGCACCGCCCAGGAGCGAACACAGTGTGTTCGCCCACAGGAGACTGGCGGAGCTGCGTCTTGAACGTCACCCGTGGCGCGCGGCGCTGCACTTGCGGCGCGTGCTTGAAGTCAGTGCCGACGACGATGCGGCCAATGCGCTGATGGGACTCGCTCATGCGCTCTTGGGCAACTACCGAGCAGCTGCGAGCGCTTATCGAAACGCCATTGCGCTAACGCCCCGCAACCCCTGGTACCACCACAACCTGGGTCATCTGCTGGACGTCGGCCTGGGTCAGGGTCGGCGTGCACTGACGCATCTCAGGTTGGCTCATGCGCTGCAGCCCGACGAGCACGAGATCACCGCATCTCTGGCGCGCTGCCTCGGAAACATCGGCGAGCTCGAGGAAGCGCGCAGGCTTGCCGATGAGGCTTGCACCTGCGCGCCCCACAACACGGAGCACAGGAAGCTGCGCAGCTGGATAGACCGCAAGGCTTCCCCACAACGCAGGGATGTCGAGACACGCGGCCCCTGCGCGGCTCCCAGGCTGGAGGCAACCTCCCGGGCGGTCCTCGGCGCTCTGCGACAGAACATGACTGGCGCCGGGTTTTCGTCGCGCCAAGTACAATGTGCGTGCGCCCTGTGGGTGGATTTTCGCGGTCGCCGCGAGGTGCGCGTCAGCA
This Pseudomonadota bacterium DNA region includes the following protein-coding sequences:
- a CDS encoding tetratricopeptide repeat protein — its product is MLEAQPELLRRLRSQAERALQGDRARAYAEQLLDQMLSLAPPRSEHSVFAHRRLAELRLERHPWRAALHLRRVLEVSADDDAANALMGLAHALLGNYRAAASAYRNAIALTPRNPWYHHNLGHLLDVGLGQGRRALTHLRLAHALQPDEHEITASLARCLGNIGELEEARRLADEACTCAPHNTEHRKLRSWIDRKASPQRRDVETRGPCAAPRLEATSRAVLGALRQNMTGAGFSSRQVQCACALWVDFRGRREVRVSKPEVLAAAVEYALARVMRMQGVTQASLARRYGVAATSISSRYSEIREVLALRPGDPRYASMQ